From a region of the Etheostoma cragini isolate CJK2018 chromosome 22, CSU_Ecrag_1.0, whole genome shotgun sequence genome:
- the rbm33a gene encoding RNA-binding protein 33 isoform X2: MSANAQDYDFDEYEKPGAERLRRRRGEDDDLESDLEEGLLEEDWLSGKKNPSEVSDEELNDDLLQSDEDEDVHIRGQDVSLNATYSMGTSYDQQGNVQEADYTGDVVNLGEERDLDEEGYQQEGEEEYTQEYSQDSNAEMPDDQMDYTGELAEGDDGYQDEVLDIQINEPIDNEFQDSEYQTYDDDDDDDDDDDRPGKHGVQQEEVPEEQREVGGEEEEEDTADGSQVFDTAEVENEGLPEEETKDESDEEDEEDEESGRIRFKSERKEGFVVRLADAGNNRRIIPETLELSEKAKHDLMAFEEQERQKKQNRYGGRGMREGMRGGRGRGGFPPFGMVDFRGGNRGRMIGQRLPLMGNMGMQPSLRMTLPHEQQLHSHQHHPSHPRGPPPFQDHGRPLAQQPLQPLIPPHMAHRSPPLRPQMEPPPRMMSSPPPNFPQHHQQQPPQPKNIHINPHFRGPTASSVQVPLMPPAQSQPRPAVGPQRFPGPGDFQQHMSGNFGQPQRPPHHMEPFRNQPPQGPQDREPLFMGERTESTRFPGQHMFEHQGPGPLMNSTHNIHHQQQHQQLPGQGHMGFGPPGPPFNQSGQGPLGLFPREPPRPNLPPHQGHQGMVGLNQQGGPPNQPRPFMDPRQPFGQQGNLFPPPQVQFGMQVRLRGLMHGPPVSQLQHHSLLPSHQPMQQQHHRQDLPHHQQQHLNVNEPRSMMHHGQNLFHQQHAHGSPRQMTPRPQNSQQRNMSNRQRMSTPVSKQIQHRNSNLRELPVAPGNTNMNNARPTANVRAVAKATQGVRPGQNTQLVPGGGRGRGQVAAKIESQPGGAGRTVVRKEIPSTLSSTAPQDPDEDEETRQYRLKIEEQKRLREEILKRKEMRRQMQAGVRKKELLDRLNAQTPSQGPAPLQIQPLQQNQQIPHPVQQPQPQPQQQQLLQPQQQQLLQPQQQRQLPQRTQSLNPSFKNSNQATPIPPNTTPQIPTPRPNVKTRLQMVKGSAQQQQTPGPVPDQQWKPPQQNQQQLQQQRRSSAVQNINMPGVQIKASQVPQKIIPVIPSVGTGQAQAPTQGPIPGTKRTVMQRAKNSGFEDQQVPTKVRVVKLSGASGKGPVAAGGPLQQRGTCTSTPLNQAVQRKVTMTAQQQQGPGATPQAGRGVMGNQQQNRVVVSGRGRGRGGSQMGRGRPMSTRQSQKGAESERCTVSIKGLSSSTTDVQLQNLLMSIGPIEMFKMMPQQRKAIATFSSPQHAASFQMSFHRHMIDLSHIDVSLIDG; this comes from the exons TGATTTGGAAGAGGGTTTGTTGGAGGAGGATTGGCTGTCAGGTAAAAAG aatcCCTCAGAAGTGTCTGATGAAGAGCTGAATGATGACCTTCTACaaagtgatgaagatgaagatgtaCATATAAG ggGTCAGGATGTGAGCCTCAATGCCACATACAGCATGGGCACATCCTATGACCAGCAGGGCAACGTGCAGGAAGCAGACTACACAGGTGATGTTGTGAACCTGGGTGAAGAACGGGATTTAGATGAGGAGGGGTACCAGCAAGAGGGGGAAGAGGAGTACACGCAGGAATACAGCCAAGACAGCAATGCAGAGATGCCTGATGACCAAATGGACTACACTGGAGAGCTAGCTGAGGGTGACGATGGCTACCAGGATGAAGTGCTAGACATCCAAATCAATGAGCCCATAGATAATGAATTTCAA GATAGTGAATACCAAAcctatgatgatgatgatgatgatgatgatgatgatgatcgtCCGGGTAAACATGGAGTCCAACAGGAGGAGGTCCcagaggagcagagggaggtagggggagaagaggaggaggaagacacGGCCGACGGCTCTCAGGTCTTTGACACAGCGGAG GTTGAAAATGAAGGTTTGCCTGAAGAAGAGACGAAGGACGAATCGGacgaggaggatgaagaagatgaagagtCTGGTCGCATAAGGTTTAAATCCGAGAGAAAGGAAGGGTTTGTTGTGCGGTTGGCTGATGCAGGCAATAACAGGAGGATTATCCCTGAAACACTAG AACTGTCAGAAAAGGCTAAGCACGATCTGATGGCGTTTGAAGAACAAGAAcggcaaaagaaacaaaaccgATATGGAGGCCGAGGTATGCGAGAAGGAATGcgaggaggcagaggaagaggaggcttcCCACCATTTGGAATGGTAGATTTTAGAGGAGGAAACAGAGGAAGAATGATTGGCCAGAGGCTCCCCCTGATGGGAAACATGGGCATGCAG CCATCTCTCCGAATGACCCTTCCTCATGAGCAGCAACTGCACTCCCACCAGCACCACCCTTCCCATCCAAGGGGACCTCCTCCCTTTCAAGACCATGGGCGCCCACTGGCTCAGCAGCCCCTTCAGCCCCTCATCCCCCCACACATGGCTCACCGCTCCCCGCCGTTGCGGCCCCAGATGGAGCCACCACCACGAATGATGAGCTCCCCGCCACCCAATTTCCCCCAGCATCACCAACAGCAGCCTCCACAGCCCAAAAACATCCACATTAACCCCCATTTCAGAGGGCCCACAGCATCCTCTGTACAAG TGCCCTTGATGCCTCCTGCTCAGAGCCAGCCCAGACCTGCTGTGGGTCCTCAGAGGTTCCCT GGACCAGGAGACTTCCAGCAGCACATGTCTGGTAATTTTGGTCAGCCCCAGCGGCCCCCTCATCACATGGAGCCCTTTAGGAACCAGCCACCTCAAGGCCCCCAAGACAGAGAGCCCCTCTTTATGGGAG AACGCACAGAGTCAACACGGTTTCCAGGGCAGCACATGTTTGAACACCAGGGCCCCGGTCCTCTGATGAACAGCACCCACAACAtccaccaccagcagcagcaccagcagctgCCCGGCCAGGGCCACATGGGTTTCGGCCCACCCGGACCACCCTTTAACCAGTCAGGCCAGGGTCCGCTAGGACTTTTTCCGAGAGAACCCCCAAGGCCCAACCTCCCTCCACACCAAGGTCATCAGGGGATGGTCGGCTTGAATCAACAAGGTGGCCCCCCCAACCAGCCAAGACCCTTCATGGACCCTCGTCAGCCTTTTGGCCAGCAGGGGAACCTTTTCCCCCCTCCACAAGTCCAGTTTGGGATGCAGGTACGACTAAGA GGCTTAATGCATGGCCCTCCTGTCTCTCAACTTCAGCATCACAGCCTCTTGCCATCCCATCAGCCCATGCAGCAGCAACATCATAGACAGGATTTACCCCATCATCAGCAGCAACATCTAAATGTCAATGAGCCCCGCTCCATGATGCACCATGGTCAGAATCTCTTCCATCAACAGCATGCTCATGGTAGCCCCAGGCAGATGACCCCCCGCCCTCAGAACTCACAACAGCGCAACATGTCCAACAGGCAGAGGATG AGCACACCTGTCTCCAAACAAATCCAGCATCGCAACAGCAACCTGCGGGAGCTCCCTGTAGCACCTGgcaacacaaacatgaacaatGCCCGCCCCACTGCCAACGTTAGGGCTGTTGCCAAGGCAACGCAGGGGGTGCGTCCTGGGCAGAACACTCAGCTGGTGCCTGGTGGTGGCAGAGGAAGAGGCCAAGTTGCTGCCAAGATCGAATCACAGCCTGGGGGAGCAGGCAGGACAGTGGTTCGCAAGGAAATCCCAAGCACACTGTCCAGCACGGCACCACAG GACCCtgatgaggatgaggagacACGGCAGTACCGTCTGAAGATTGAAGAACAGAAGCGTCTGAGAGAGGAGATCCTGAAGAGAAAGGAGATGCGACGGCAGATGCAGGCTGGAGTTAGAAAGAAGGAGCTGCTGGACAGGCTCAATGCCCAGACTCCTAGCCAAGGCCCAGCTCCTTTACAGATTCAACCCTtacaacaaaatcaacaaataccACACCCTGTACAACAGCCACAGCCGCAGCCGCAGCAGCAACAACTACTGCAGCCACAGCAGCAACAACTACTTCAGCCACAACAGCAAAGACAGTTGCCTCAGAGAACCCAATCATTAAATCCATCATTTAAGAATTCTAACCAAGCCACCCCCATCCCTCCCAACACCACTCCTCAAATCCCTACACCACGTCCCAATGTCAAGACACGCCTGCAGATGGTTAAAGGTAGTGCCCAGCAGCAACAGACCCCTGGGCCTGTTCCAGACCAGCAATGGAAACCGCCTCAACAAAATCAGCAGCAATTGCAACAACAGCGAAGAAGCAGTGCTGTGCAGAACATTAACATGCCTGGTGTTCAGATCAAGGCCAGTCAGGTCCCCCAAAAGATAATACCTGTAATTCCTTCTGTGGGCACTGGCCAGGCTCAGGCTCCAACTCAAGGACCTATACCTGGGACTAAAAGAACTGTGATGCAGCGGGCCAAGAATTCTGGTTTCGAGGACCAGCAGGTGCCCACAAAAGTCAGAGTTGTCAAACTTTCAGGAGCG AGTGGAAAGGGGCCAGTGGCAGCCGGCGGCCCATTGCAGCAACGAGGCACCTGTACATCAACCCCGCTCAACCAGGCTGTGCAAAGAAAGGTTACCATGACAGCGCAGCAGCAACAGGGACCAGGCGCAACACCACAGGCTGGCCGAGGGGTTATGGGCAACCAACAGCAAAACAGG GTTGTCGTTTCGGGACGGGGACGAGGTAGAGGGGGTAGTCAGATGGGTCGAGGTCGTCCAATGTCCACCAGACAGAGCCAAAAAGGAGCAGAGAGCGAACGCTGCACTGTGTCCATAAAGGGCCTCTCCTCATCCACAACTGATGTTCAACTGCAGAATCTTCTTATGTCCATCGGCCCGATAGAG ATGTTCAAAATGATGCCCCAGCAGAGAAAAGCAATCGCCACATTTTCCAGTCCCCAGCATGCGGCAAGTTTTCAAATGAGCTTCCATAG GCACATGATTGATTTGTCCCACATTGATGTGTCGCTGATTGATGGATGA
- the rbm33a gene encoding RNA-binding protein 33 isoform X4: MSANAQDYDFDEYEKPGAERLRRRRGEDDDLESDLEEGLLEEDWLSGKKNPSEVSDEELNDDLLQSDEDEDVHIRGQDVSLNATYSMGTSYDQQGNVQEADYTGDVVNLGEERDLDEEGYQQEGEEEYTQEYSQDSNAEMPDDQMDYTGELAEGDDGYQDEVLDIQINEPIDNEFQDSEYQTYDDDDDDDDDDDRPGKHGVQQEEVPEEQREVGGEEEEEDTADGSQVENEGLPEEETKDESDEEDEEDEESGRIRFKSERKEGFVVRLADAGNNRRIIPETLELSEKAKHDLMAFEEQERQKKQNRYGGRGMREGMRGGRGRGGFPPFGMVDFRGGNRGRMIGQRLPLMGNMGMQQPSLRMTLPHEQQLHSHQHHPSHPRGPPPFQDHGRPLAQQPLQPLIPPHMAHRSPPLRPQMEPPPRMMSSPPPNFPQHHQQQPPQPKNIHINPHFRGPTASSVQVPLMPPAQSQPRPAVGPQRFPGPGDFQQHMSGNFGQPQRPPHHMEPFRNQPPQGPQDREPLFMGERTESTRFPGQHMFEHQGPGPLMNSTHNIHHQQQHQQLPGQGHMGFGPPGPPFNQSGQGPLGLFPREPPRPNLPPHQGHQGMVGLNQQGGPPNQPRPFMDPRQPFGQQGNLFPPPQVQFGMQVRLRGLMHGPPVSQLQHHSLLPSHQPMQQQHHRQDLPHHQQQHLNVNEPRSMMHHGQNLFHQQHAHGSPRQMTPRPQNSQQRNMSNRQRMSTPVSKQIQHRNSNLRELPVAPGNTNMNNARPTANVRAVAKATQGVRPGQNTQLVPGGGRGRGQVAAKIESQPGGAGRTVVRKEIPSTLSSTAPQDPDEDEETRQYRLKIEEQKRLREEILKRKEMRRQMQAGVRKKELLDRLNAQTPSQGPAPLQIQPLQQNQQIPHPVQQPQPQPQQQQLLQPQQQQLLQPQQQRQLPQRTQSLNPSFKNSNQATPIPPNTTPQIPTPRPNVKTRLQMVKGSAQQQQTPGPVPDQQWKPPQQNQQQLQQQRRSSAVQNINMPGVQIKASQVPQKIIPVIPSVGTGQAQAPTQGPIPGTKRTVMQRAKNSGFEDQQVPTKVRVVKLSGASGKGPVAAGGPLQQRGTCTSTPLNQAVQRKVTMTAQQQQGPGATPQAGRGVMGNQQQNRVVVSGRGRGRGGSQMGRGRPMSTRQSQKGAESERCTVSIKGLSSSTTDVQLQNLLMSIGPIEMFKMMPQQRKAIATFSSPQHAASFQMSFHRHMIDLSHIDVSLIDG, translated from the exons TGATTTGGAAGAGGGTTTGTTGGAGGAGGATTGGCTGTCAGGTAAAAAG aatcCCTCAGAAGTGTCTGATGAAGAGCTGAATGATGACCTTCTACaaagtgatgaagatgaagatgtaCATATAAG ggGTCAGGATGTGAGCCTCAATGCCACATACAGCATGGGCACATCCTATGACCAGCAGGGCAACGTGCAGGAAGCAGACTACACAGGTGATGTTGTGAACCTGGGTGAAGAACGGGATTTAGATGAGGAGGGGTACCAGCAAGAGGGGGAAGAGGAGTACACGCAGGAATACAGCCAAGACAGCAATGCAGAGATGCCTGATGACCAAATGGACTACACTGGAGAGCTAGCTGAGGGTGACGATGGCTACCAGGATGAAGTGCTAGACATCCAAATCAATGAGCCCATAGATAATGAATTTCAA GATAGTGAATACCAAAcctatgatgatgatgatgatgatgatgatgatgatgatcgtCCGGGTAAACATGGAGTCCAACAGGAGGAGGTCCcagaggagcagagggaggtagggggagaagaggaggaggaagacacGGCCGACGGCTCTCAG GTTGAAAATGAAGGTTTGCCTGAAGAAGAGACGAAGGACGAATCGGacgaggaggatgaagaagatgaagagtCTGGTCGCATAAGGTTTAAATCCGAGAGAAAGGAAGGGTTTGTTGTGCGGTTGGCTGATGCAGGCAATAACAGGAGGATTATCCCTGAAACACTAG AACTGTCAGAAAAGGCTAAGCACGATCTGATGGCGTTTGAAGAACAAGAAcggcaaaagaaacaaaaccgATATGGAGGCCGAGGTATGCGAGAAGGAATGcgaggaggcagaggaagaggaggcttcCCACCATTTGGAATGGTAGATTTTAGAGGAGGAAACAGAGGAAGAATGATTGGCCAGAGGCTCCCCCTGATGGGAAACATGGGCATGCAG CAGCCATCTCTCCGAATGACCCTTCCTCATGAGCAGCAACTGCACTCCCACCAGCACCACCCTTCCCATCCAAGGGGACCTCCTCCCTTTCAAGACCATGGGCGCCCACTGGCTCAGCAGCCCCTTCAGCCCCTCATCCCCCCACACATGGCTCACCGCTCCCCGCCGTTGCGGCCCCAGATGGAGCCACCACCACGAATGATGAGCTCCCCGCCACCCAATTTCCCCCAGCATCACCAACAGCAGCCTCCACAGCCCAAAAACATCCACATTAACCCCCATTTCAGAGGGCCCACAGCATCCTCTGTACAAG TGCCCTTGATGCCTCCTGCTCAGAGCCAGCCCAGACCTGCTGTGGGTCCTCAGAGGTTCCCT GGACCAGGAGACTTCCAGCAGCACATGTCTGGTAATTTTGGTCAGCCCCAGCGGCCCCCTCATCACATGGAGCCCTTTAGGAACCAGCCACCTCAAGGCCCCCAAGACAGAGAGCCCCTCTTTATGGGAG AACGCACAGAGTCAACACGGTTTCCAGGGCAGCACATGTTTGAACACCAGGGCCCCGGTCCTCTGATGAACAGCACCCACAACAtccaccaccagcagcagcaccagcagctgCCCGGCCAGGGCCACATGGGTTTCGGCCCACCCGGACCACCCTTTAACCAGTCAGGCCAGGGTCCGCTAGGACTTTTTCCGAGAGAACCCCCAAGGCCCAACCTCCCTCCACACCAAGGTCATCAGGGGATGGTCGGCTTGAATCAACAAGGTGGCCCCCCCAACCAGCCAAGACCCTTCATGGACCCTCGTCAGCCTTTTGGCCAGCAGGGGAACCTTTTCCCCCCTCCACAAGTCCAGTTTGGGATGCAGGTACGACTAAGA GGCTTAATGCATGGCCCTCCTGTCTCTCAACTTCAGCATCACAGCCTCTTGCCATCCCATCAGCCCATGCAGCAGCAACATCATAGACAGGATTTACCCCATCATCAGCAGCAACATCTAAATGTCAATGAGCCCCGCTCCATGATGCACCATGGTCAGAATCTCTTCCATCAACAGCATGCTCATGGTAGCCCCAGGCAGATGACCCCCCGCCCTCAGAACTCACAACAGCGCAACATGTCCAACAGGCAGAGGATG AGCACACCTGTCTCCAAACAAATCCAGCATCGCAACAGCAACCTGCGGGAGCTCCCTGTAGCACCTGgcaacacaaacatgaacaatGCCCGCCCCACTGCCAACGTTAGGGCTGTTGCCAAGGCAACGCAGGGGGTGCGTCCTGGGCAGAACACTCAGCTGGTGCCTGGTGGTGGCAGAGGAAGAGGCCAAGTTGCTGCCAAGATCGAATCACAGCCTGGGGGAGCAGGCAGGACAGTGGTTCGCAAGGAAATCCCAAGCACACTGTCCAGCACGGCACCACAG GACCCtgatgaggatgaggagacACGGCAGTACCGTCTGAAGATTGAAGAACAGAAGCGTCTGAGAGAGGAGATCCTGAAGAGAAAGGAGATGCGACGGCAGATGCAGGCTGGAGTTAGAAAGAAGGAGCTGCTGGACAGGCTCAATGCCCAGACTCCTAGCCAAGGCCCAGCTCCTTTACAGATTCAACCCTtacaacaaaatcaacaaataccACACCCTGTACAACAGCCACAGCCGCAGCCGCAGCAGCAACAACTACTGCAGCCACAGCAGCAACAACTACTTCAGCCACAACAGCAAAGACAGTTGCCTCAGAGAACCCAATCATTAAATCCATCATTTAAGAATTCTAACCAAGCCACCCCCATCCCTCCCAACACCACTCCTCAAATCCCTACACCACGTCCCAATGTCAAGACACGCCTGCAGATGGTTAAAGGTAGTGCCCAGCAGCAACAGACCCCTGGGCCTGTTCCAGACCAGCAATGGAAACCGCCTCAACAAAATCAGCAGCAATTGCAACAACAGCGAAGAAGCAGTGCTGTGCAGAACATTAACATGCCTGGTGTTCAGATCAAGGCCAGTCAGGTCCCCCAAAAGATAATACCTGTAATTCCTTCTGTGGGCACTGGCCAGGCTCAGGCTCCAACTCAAGGACCTATACCTGGGACTAAAAGAACTGTGATGCAGCGGGCCAAGAATTCTGGTTTCGAGGACCAGCAGGTGCCCACAAAAGTCAGAGTTGTCAAACTTTCAGGAGCG AGTGGAAAGGGGCCAGTGGCAGCCGGCGGCCCATTGCAGCAACGAGGCACCTGTACATCAACCCCGCTCAACCAGGCTGTGCAAAGAAAGGTTACCATGACAGCGCAGCAGCAACAGGGACCAGGCGCAACACCACAGGCTGGCCGAGGGGTTATGGGCAACCAACAGCAAAACAGG GTTGTCGTTTCGGGACGGGGACGAGGTAGAGGGGGTAGTCAGATGGGTCGAGGTCGTCCAATGTCCACCAGACAGAGCCAAAAAGGAGCAGAGAGCGAACGCTGCACTGTGTCCATAAAGGGCCTCTCCTCATCCACAACTGATGTTCAACTGCAGAATCTTCTTATGTCCATCGGCCCGATAGAG ATGTTCAAAATGATGCCCCAGCAGAGAAAAGCAATCGCCACATTTTCCAGTCCCCAGCATGCGGCAAGTTTTCAAATGAGCTTCCATAG GCACATGATTGATTTGTCCCACATTGATGTGTCGCTGATTGATGGATGA
- the rbm33a gene encoding RNA-binding protein 33 isoform X7 — MSANAQDYDFDEYEKPGAERLRRRRGEDDDLESDLEEGLLEEDWLSGKKNPSEVSDEELNDDLLQSDEDEDVHIRGQDVSLNATYSMGTSYDQQGNVQEADYTGDVVNLGEERDLDEEGYQQEGEEEYTQEYSQDSNAEMPDDQMDYTGELAEGDDGYQDEVLDIQINEPIDNEFQDSEYQTYDDDDDDDDDDDRPGKHGVQQEEVPEEQREVGGEEEEEDTADGSQVFDTAEVENEGLPEEETKDESDEEDEEDEESGRIRFKSERKEGFVVRLADAGNNRRIIPETLELSEKAKHDLMAFEEQERQKKQNRYGGRGMREGMRGGRGRGGFPPFGMVDFRGGNRGRMIGQRLPLMGNMGMQQPSLRMTLPHEQQLHSHQHHPSHPRGPPPFQDHGRPLAQQPLQPLIPPHMAHRSPPLRPQMEPPPRMMSSPPPNFPQHHQQQPPQPKNIHINPHFRGPTASSVQVPLMPPAQSQPRPAVGPQRFPGPGDFQQHMSGNFGQPQRPPHHMEPFRNQPPQGPQDREPLFMGERTESTRFPGQHMFEHQGPGPLMNSTHNIHHQQQHQQLPGQGHMGFGPPGPPFNQSGQGPLGLFPREPPRPNLPPHQGHQGMVGLNQQGGPPNQPRPFMDPRQPFGQQGNLFPPPQVQFGMQVRLRGLMHGPPVSQLQHHSLLPSHQPMQQQHHRQDLPHHQQQHLNVNEPRSMMHHGQNLFHQQHAHGSPRQMTPRPQNSQQRNMSNRQRMSTPVSKQIQHRNSNLRELPVAPGNTNMNNARPTANVRAVAKATQGVRPGQNTQLVPGGGRGRGQVAAKIESQPGGAGRTVVRKEIPSTLSSTAPQDPDEDEETRQYRLKIEEQKRLREEILKRKEMRRQMQAGVRKKELLDRLNAQTPSQGPAPLQIQPLQQNQQIPHPVQQPQPQPQQQQLLQPQQQQLLQPQQQRQLPQRTQSLNPSFKNSNQATPIPPNTTPQIPTPRPNVKTRLQMVKGSAQQQQTPGPVPDQQWKPPQQNQQQLQQQRRSSAVQNINMPGVQIKASQVPQKIIPVIPSVGTGQAQAPTQGPIPGTKRTVMQRAKNSGFEDQQVPTKVRVVKLSGASGKGPVAAGGPLQQRGTCTSTPLNQAVQRKVTMTAQQQQGPGATPQAGRGVMGNQQQNRLKKHTTHS, encoded by the exons TGATTTGGAAGAGGGTTTGTTGGAGGAGGATTGGCTGTCAGGTAAAAAG aatcCCTCAGAAGTGTCTGATGAAGAGCTGAATGATGACCTTCTACaaagtgatgaagatgaagatgtaCATATAAG ggGTCAGGATGTGAGCCTCAATGCCACATACAGCATGGGCACATCCTATGACCAGCAGGGCAACGTGCAGGAAGCAGACTACACAGGTGATGTTGTGAACCTGGGTGAAGAACGGGATTTAGATGAGGAGGGGTACCAGCAAGAGGGGGAAGAGGAGTACACGCAGGAATACAGCCAAGACAGCAATGCAGAGATGCCTGATGACCAAATGGACTACACTGGAGAGCTAGCTGAGGGTGACGATGGCTACCAGGATGAAGTGCTAGACATCCAAATCAATGAGCCCATAGATAATGAATTTCAA GATAGTGAATACCAAAcctatgatgatgatgatgatgatgatgatgatgatgatcgtCCGGGTAAACATGGAGTCCAACAGGAGGAGGTCCcagaggagcagagggaggtagggggagaagaggaggaggaagacacGGCCGACGGCTCTCAGGTCTTTGACACAGCGGAG GTTGAAAATGAAGGTTTGCCTGAAGAAGAGACGAAGGACGAATCGGacgaggaggatgaagaagatgaagagtCTGGTCGCATAAGGTTTAAATCCGAGAGAAAGGAAGGGTTTGTTGTGCGGTTGGCTGATGCAGGCAATAACAGGAGGATTATCCCTGAAACACTAG AACTGTCAGAAAAGGCTAAGCACGATCTGATGGCGTTTGAAGAACAAGAAcggcaaaagaaacaaaaccgATATGGAGGCCGAGGTATGCGAGAAGGAATGcgaggaggcagaggaagaggaggcttcCCACCATTTGGAATGGTAGATTTTAGAGGAGGAAACAGAGGAAGAATGATTGGCCAGAGGCTCCCCCTGATGGGAAACATGGGCATGCAG CAGCCATCTCTCCGAATGACCCTTCCTCATGAGCAGCAACTGCACTCCCACCAGCACCACCCTTCCCATCCAAGGGGACCTCCTCCCTTTCAAGACCATGGGCGCCCACTGGCTCAGCAGCCCCTTCAGCCCCTCATCCCCCCACACATGGCTCACCGCTCCCCGCCGTTGCGGCCCCAGATGGAGCCACCACCACGAATGATGAGCTCCCCGCCACCCAATTTCCCCCAGCATCACCAACAGCAGCCTCCACAGCCCAAAAACATCCACATTAACCCCCATTTCAGAGGGCCCACAGCATCCTCTGTACAAG TGCCCTTGATGCCTCCTGCTCAGAGCCAGCCCAGACCTGCTGTGGGTCCTCAGAGGTTCCCT GGACCAGGAGACTTCCAGCAGCACATGTCTGGTAATTTTGGTCAGCCCCAGCGGCCCCCTCATCACATGGAGCCCTTTAGGAACCAGCCACCTCAAGGCCCCCAAGACAGAGAGCCCCTCTTTATGGGAG AACGCACAGAGTCAACACGGTTTCCAGGGCAGCACATGTTTGAACACCAGGGCCCCGGTCCTCTGATGAACAGCACCCACAACAtccaccaccagcagcagcaccagcagctgCCCGGCCAGGGCCACATGGGTTTCGGCCCACCCGGACCACCCTTTAACCAGTCAGGCCAGGGTCCGCTAGGACTTTTTCCGAGAGAACCCCCAAGGCCCAACCTCCCTCCACACCAAGGTCATCAGGGGATGGTCGGCTTGAATCAACAAGGTGGCCCCCCCAACCAGCCAAGACCCTTCATGGACCCTCGTCAGCCTTTTGGCCAGCAGGGGAACCTTTTCCCCCCTCCACAAGTCCAGTTTGGGATGCAGGTACGACTAAGA GGCTTAATGCATGGCCCTCCTGTCTCTCAACTTCAGCATCACAGCCTCTTGCCATCCCATCAGCCCATGCAGCAGCAACATCATAGACAGGATTTACCCCATCATCAGCAGCAACATCTAAATGTCAATGAGCCCCGCTCCATGATGCACCATGGTCAGAATCTCTTCCATCAACAGCATGCTCATGGTAGCCCCAGGCAGATGACCCCCCGCCCTCAGAACTCACAACAGCGCAACATGTCCAACAGGCAGAGGATG AGCACACCTGTCTCCAAACAAATCCAGCATCGCAACAGCAACCTGCGGGAGCTCCCTGTAGCACCTGgcaacacaaacatgaacaatGCCCGCCCCACTGCCAACGTTAGGGCTGTTGCCAAGGCAACGCAGGGGGTGCGTCCTGGGCAGAACACTCAGCTGGTGCCTGGTGGTGGCAGAGGAAGAGGCCAAGTTGCTGCCAAGATCGAATCACAGCCTGGGGGAGCAGGCAGGACAGTGGTTCGCAAGGAAATCCCAAGCACACTGTCCAGCACGGCACCACAG GACCCtgatgaggatgaggagacACGGCAGTACCGTCTGAAGATTGAAGAACAGAAGCGTCTGAGAGAGGAGATCCTGAAGAGAAAGGAGATGCGACGGCAGATGCAGGCTGGAGTTAGAAAGAAGGAGCTGCTGGACAGGCTCAATGCCCAGACTCCTAGCCAAGGCCCAGCTCCTTTACAGATTCAACCCTtacaacaaaatcaacaaataccACACCCTGTACAACAGCCACAGCCGCAGCCGCAGCAGCAACAACTACTGCAGCCACAGCAGCAACAACTACTTCAGCCACAACAGCAAAGACAGTTGCCTCAGAGAACCCAATCATTAAATCCATCATTTAAGAATTCTAACCAAGCCACCCCCATCCCTCCCAACACCACTCCTCAAATCCCTACACCACGTCCCAATGTCAAGACACGCCTGCAGATGGTTAAAGGTAGTGCCCAGCAGCAACAGACCCCTGGGCCTGTTCCAGACCAGCAATGGAAACCGCCTCAACAAAATCAGCAGCAATTGCAACAACAGCGAAGAAGCAGTGCTGTGCAGAACATTAACATGCCTGGTGTTCAGATCAAGGCCAGTCAGGTCCCCCAAAAGATAATACCTGTAATTCCTTCTGTGGGCACTGGCCAGGCTCAGGCTCCAACTCAAGGACCTATACCTGGGACTAAAAGAACTGTGATGCAGCGGGCCAAGAATTCTGGTTTCGAGGACCAGCAGGTGCCCACAAAAGTCAGAGTTGTCAAACTTTCAGGAGCG AGTGGAAAGGGGCCAGTGGCAGCCGGCGGCCCATTGCAGCAACGAGGCACCTGTACATCAACCCCGCTCAACCAGGCTGTGCAAAGAAAGGTTACCATGACAGCGCAGCAGCAACAGGGACCAGGCGCAACACCACAGGCTGGCCGAGGGGTTATGGGCAACCAACAGCAAAACAGG ctGAAGAAACATACCACTCACTCTTGA